TATCTGTTTGCTGGATATCAATATGCCTATTATGGATGGTTTTGAAACCGCTGTGGAACTGAAAAAGCGTTGGCCTTACATAAAGATCATTTTCTTTACCATGCACAATAGTAAAGCTTATATCGTGAAAGCCTATCAGATAGGGGTGCATGGATTTCTTTCAAAAGATGCTTCCACCGAAGAAATAAAGCAGGCGTTAACCGATGTAATGAAAAATTAGCGTAACCTATCTTTTTAAAAAGATAAAGATGGCGCCAATGAGGGTGAGCACGATCACTACCTGGCGATACAGATCGTCTTTTATGCCGGCTACCAGTTTTATGCCGCACCAGAAGCCCAGGATCAAAAAGGGCACCAGCGCCAGATCGGTCAGTAACGACGAGCTGGTAATATTGTTCCAGTAAAAGACCTGGAAGGGCAGTTTGAACCAGTTAATGATTAGAAAGATCCAGGCTCCGGTTCCAATAAAATCGTTCTTGGGCAAACGCATGGCCAGAAAATAGATATTCGAAAAAGCGCCCGCCAGGTTGCCCAGCATGGTGGTGAATCCCGATACCAGACCCATACCGGATACAAATAATTTGTTGTTGGGCATCACCGTCGTCTTCCGGAATTCGATCACCAGCATAATTATTACAGTAAGCACAATGATGGTGGCCATCACTTTTCTGAAAATAGCCTCGTTCAGGTCTTTCCCTACAAATACCCCCACCAGGATACCAATCACCATCCAGGGCATTAGCCTTCTCACATGCGACCATTGCGCATGCCGGTGATAATACTTTACGGCCATCACATCTGCCACACATAATAAGGGTAATACAATCCCTGTAGATGCCTTTCCCCCGAACACAATGGTCATAATAGTAACATTCAACATGTCGATGCCTTTGAGCCCTGCCTTGGAAAGCCCAATTATAAAGGCCGACAAGGCTATCAGGATTAAACTGGTGGTTGAGTACGCTGCAAATATTCCCATGTGTGAATGGTATAAGTATAAGAAAACTCAAATATAACAATAGCGCCCCTTTTTGAAGAAGGCTTAATAATATTAAGTAGGAAGTTGATAAAGTTGACGGGGTTGATAGCGTTGATAAAGGGCGGAAGATGAAAAGTAAGAGGGACGAAAACAGTGAGGAATATTAACTCGTCGCAAGTCCTTTCACGTTTGCCGTTTCACGTTTGCCGAAAAAATAAAGGAGAGTCTCTTGTTAGAGGCTCTCCCTTTCTGAGAATGGTTACCGTAGTTATAGCCAGCTATTGTTTTATGATCTGGTACGATTGTCTGTTGGCAGTTATTATGAAATAGGTGCCTGCAGGTAAACCAGTAAGTTGTAAGGACTCATTCATTTTAGTAATGGTGAACTGACGCAGCACATGTCCCTGCAGATTAACCAGGCGGGCGGTTGTGCCTACCAATGCCGTATTGCTTAATTGCAGGGTTACTGCAACGCGCGCGGGGTTGGGATATACCCGCAATTCGCTGCCAGCTATATCGCAGGCGCCTGATACCGAAAGCTGTTTTGAATAGCCGAACCGGCCATCATTATCAACCTGCATAAGCCTGAAATAATTTACGCCGTGCGCCAGGTTGTTATAGGTGAACGAGTAGGATTGGTTGCCTGCTGAGTTGCCATTACTTTTTACGGTGCCTGCTGTACGCCAGTTGCTGCCATCTGTTGACCATTGCACATCAAAATGGTTGTTATTGGTTTCACCGGCAGTTTCCCATTGAATGCGGGCTGTACTGCAATCGACGCTGTTGGCATTGATGCTGGTGAAGTTTACCGGCAATGGCGATATAATATAGGTTTGCACATCCCCATTGCTTCCTACAGACCAGCCAACACCTCCGGCAACAAAATGAACACTTCTTATTTCGCTGCTGGTAGCGCTGTTCTCTGCACTCCAGGTGGCGCCTCCATCGTTTGTATATAAGATAGTACCGCCCTGTCCAACCGCCCAGCCGGTGGCAGCGGAGGTAAAATAAACTTCATTTAACCTGTCGCCGGTGCCGCTGTTTAATTGTGACCAGGTGGCGCCGCCGTTGGTTGTTTTAATTATAGTGCCATTGTCACCAACCGCATAACCAATACTCGCATCAACAAAATAAACACCCAGTAAATCATCATTAACAGTACTGTTTTGTGCCGACCAGTTTATGCCGCCGTCTGTTGATTTACGGATAGTTCCATTTTCACCAACCACCCAGCCGGTGCTGGCAGACACAAATTGAATATCATAATAATCCCGGTTGGTGATGCCGGTGTTTCGGGAAGTCCAGGTAGTACCACCATCTGTTGTGGTTAGTACCTGGCCGTTATTCCCAGCCACCCAGCCGGTTGTTGAGCTGATAAAGAAAACACTTCTTAAAGTGCTTGAACCGGGATTGGTTTGATTGGTCCAGGTAGTACCGCCGTTGGTTGATTTACGAATGGTGCCATTGGAGCCAACTACCCAGCCGGTATTGGCATCGGCAAAAAATATACTGCGCAGGTCTTCAGGGGTGCCACTGGTTACGGTGGTCCAGGTATTGCCACCATTGGTTGTTTTGCGAATGGTGCCATTGTCACCCGCGAGCCAGCCATTGGTTTGATTTATAAAGAAAATATCCCGTAAGGTTTGCGTGCTGTTGCTGTTTTGTTCGGTCCAGGTATGACCACCGGCTGCGGTGGTTTTAATGATGGTGCCGTTGTCGCCAACTGCCCAACCCAGGCCCTGGTTAACAAAGTATACGCCATACAGTCTTGAACCGGTATTACTGGTTTGAATTCCCCAGGTAGCGCCGCCATCGGCAGTGGCAATGATAGTACCATTCTGGCCTACTGCAATGCCCACGTTCGCATTCACAAATGTGATGCTGTAAAAATCATCGTTGGTAGGGGTGGTTTGCATACTCCAGGTAGTACCGCCATCTGTTGTTTTAAGAACCACGCCATTGTCGCCGGAGATCCAGCCGGTATTGGCGTTCATAAAGTAAATGCTCAATAATCGTTGGGTGGTGCCGCTGGTTTGAGTGCTCCAGGTGTTTCCGCCATCTGTTGTTTTGCGGATCCTGCCATTATCGCCAACGATCCAACCGGTAGTGGCGGTCACGAATTTTACATCAAACAGGTCATTGGAGATGCCACTGTTTAAACTTGCCCAGGTGCCGCCGCCATCGGTGGTTTTCTGAAGATTGCCATTGTTGGCAGCAACCCAGCCGGTGTTGGCATTAAAAAAGAAAATGCTATTGATATTTTGAGTGGTGTTACTGGTTTGGGCACTCCAGGTGGTACCGCCATCGCTTGTTTTGCGAACAGCGCCGCCATTACCTGCTATCCATCCTACGGTTGGAGAATTAAAATAAGCACTGTTCCATTGTGTAGTGGTGGTTGATTGATTGGTCCAGGTGCTGCCAGCGTTTACCGTTTTACGCACCGTGCCATTAGCGCCTACAGCCCAGCCAGTAGTGGCATTTACGAAATACACACCACGTAGCGAATTGGTAGTTCCACTGGTTTGTGCGGTCCATTGGGCCGATGCCCCAATAGTTATAAAGAAGAAAACGATTAAGCCTGTTAAGGCTCGGGGGATTTTGCAAAGAATGGCTTTCATAAAGGTTGGGGTACGGGAATTACGGTTTCATAAATAGGATACAGTAAATGGGTCTAAGGTTTTCGGCAACATCTTTAAGGCAATACCCCTGCCAGTTTTGTAACCAATTGAAATACATGTATGTAGAATGATTATTTTGGATGTGTTATTTTCCCTTTTTAGGTCTGTTTTTCCATAATTTGGAAGGAAGGGCAGAAGGCAGGAGGCAGAAGGCAGTAGGCAGGAGGCAGAAGGCAGAAGGCAGAAGGCAGAAGGCAGAAGGCAGAGAAAATGCCGCGGCGCAAGATCGTTTATTGGCTTGAAAAATCGCGAACCCATTGCCGATTCACGACTTCCGGTTCCTTTACAAAAAAACAGATCCGGACAGAAACTGCCGGATCTATTTCCAACACAAAAAACTACAGAGGATAAGAAAGTTCTTTGTGTCGCTGATGCCCAAAAAAATGAATCCGGTCAGCAACGCTACGACCGGAATGAAAACTATACTTGAAATACCAAATTACATCGGGTAAATGCGACATCTCACCCGACCGAACAGATACTAATATACGAAGAAGTTATACATAGCTTCTTCAGGCCCGCTTTAGGTGGAATATTTTGATTAAAGTCAATTGTTGTTTGAAATCAAAAAATACCCGTAAACCATGACGGTGGTCATGGTTTTTTATGTAATAAAAACATACCTTACTATAGCATTATTACCTCCTCCCACATATCCTGCGAATGCCACTGGCCCCTTATAACTCCAAATTAATTCTATATGAGATTGCAAACGAAAAATGGATATCCAGAGGTAGTGTTGACTTCGAAATGTGAAACTTCTTTTTTCTATACTACAGCAGACTGGCTCAGGCATGAGATAGGAATATCCTTTTGCAATAAGGAAAAGCAGAATGAAATGATTTACTGGGAATTTTGTTTTGGCGAAGGCATAGCTGTGTTGAAATATGACCCATCACTGGGCATCTCGCTTTGTCCCGCCGAATTTGGAAAAGCAACAATAGAACAAAAGGCCGCATTCAAAATGTTGATGGACACTATAAGAATAATTGGCTAATGTGCTAATTGGCTAATGTGCTAATTGGCTAATGGAGTACAGGATTTAAAAATAGATAGGAGACCTACTGGCACAACTAACGGTTTCTTCTTATATATTTTAACATAAAGCATTCAGGAAAGTCATTTTTTTAAAAATCAGAGGTTACGAATATTTGAAATAAATGTTATATTTGATAAGCAGTTTGACGGCGAGACCAACTAACGCTAACGGATCGATTGATAATTCCCTCTGAAGCGACCCGAGCTCTGATTCACTTGAAACCACTCGTTAATCAATGTCCTGATACAGGAAGCAACCTATGCATAAACGTTCTGCATTTCTCTCTGAAAACAATTAAGTCCGTTCATTGTACATATAGCCCAGTTTGTTACCGGTTAATACCGCCATGACCATTATAAAACTTACTAACAATGAAAAGATTGCTTGTTGTTAATACAGCCAACGAAAGCCATAAAATAATGGAAGCTATGCCCATTTTTGAAAGTGGCACCGCCACTTTTGCCCGCAAATATCAAACCGACCGATTAACTACATTATTTAACCTGAACACAAACGTAAACAAGTATAAAAAGAAAGAGGTGATCTATGCCGAAGGCAATCACCCCGTGCAGTTATTCTATATTAAAAAGGGTATTGTAAAAACATACAAGTGTAATTCTGAAGGGAAGGAGCTTATTACCGGTATCTATGGAGAAGGGGAGTACCTGGGATATGTGGCGTTGCTGGAAGAAACGGTGTATAAAGATATTGCCGTGGCCGTTGAATATGCCGAACTGGCGGTTATTTCAAAAGATGAGTTTGAGGGTATGATGGAATCCGACTGGCAGGTGGCGCGCAAATTTATAAATCTGTTGGCTAAGGATATTACGGACAAAGAGCAGTTGCTACTGGGGCTGGCCTATAACTCTCTTCGTAAAAAAGTAGCAGAGGCGTTGATCTTATTAAGCCGTAAGTATAAAGATGCCATCAAGATCAGCCGCGATAACCTGGCTGCTATTGCCGGCACGGCTACCGAATCGTTGATAAGGACGCTGGGCGAGTTCAGACAGGAGAAGCTGATTGAAATAAGCGAAGGTTACATTACCATTATCAACGAAAGTAAACTCAAAACAATGTTGAATTAAAACGCATGTTGATTATAACGGGACCATAGATGAATGCGGGGAACCGCGAGAGCAATAGGAGGGTGTATCAGGGATGATACACTCTCTTTTTTTATCCGCGCGCCGCCGACAAAGCCTTTGGCGACACACGGCTGTAGCTTAAGCTTAAGCGCAGGCAGGTTATTTATAAACCCAGGTCTTTCGACTTTATAGTGACTATTTCATACTTGACGCTGGTGCCCCGCTTGCTGTCGGGCATTTTGAGGGTTTCGGCCGATTTGGGTCTTATCCCATAGAAGTCTTTCGTTTTTGTATCGTAAATACCACCATTGGCTTTTATGTAAGATACTTTTACCCGTACCCGGTTAAGCATATAATCGGTTGGGTTAATTACGGTGATCTTCAGGCCCGAAATGCCACCCAGGCTTTTGTATTCGTAGTCGTTGCTTTCCACCTTTACCAGCCCCATAATATTATCGTGCACCACTTTTATTACCTTGGCATCGCTGGCAGGCGCGGCGTTGGGTTTGCCCGCTTTCAGGGCGCTGAGGGTATCATTGGATTCGCCACCCCTTACAACGGCGGCTAATATACCCAATACTAAAACAAATGGAACAAGTATGATCCAGCGAAGGGAGCGTTTGCGGGTAGTAGTATCTTCTGTTTTGTCAAGGATACCAGGTTTTTTCATAAAGTCGGATTTTTCGGAATATGTGATGCGTGCCAGGGGCAAAAATAACCATTTTTCCCGGAAGGAGAAATAGCAGGCCTTATTGTTTGGTGATCTTTTGATTAAGCACTTTATTATCAATATTTACCAGTACAATATAGTTACCCTCAGCTATATGGCCCAGATTGGGGATGGGTATCGTATTGCTTCCTGCCTTTACCGGAAGGTCCTGTTGTAGCAGCGTGCGGCCGCTATAATCGATCAGTTTAAATGGAGCCGAACCGGTTTTGTTGGCCTTTATCTTAACAATAATGGAGCTTTGGAAGATGGACGGAAATACTTTTAATAACGGATCGGTGGTTGAGAAAGTAGTAGAAGAAGGTACCAACGGCGTATAGCTGAGAACGGAATTGGGGTAATGAAATTGCTGAAAATATAAACTGCGTATTGCTGATAGTAATAGTTTAAAATCGAAATTCCTTCACCTGGTATCGATACAGGTAATGGGGATGGCAACTGGCAAAAAAATATTGGAGAAATTAAAGAGTAACTATCAGTTAGCAGGAACAGGGCGCTTCATGACCTTCAGGCAGGTTGATGGCGGTGATCTCAATCCATTTCTTTTATTGATAGAGCTAAATAATTTTTCCGCGTATAGCCAGTTTGCAAATTTGGAAGAAGAGCTTGCAGAAATAGAAGGGAATTTGAAAATAAAAGCGATCAAACGGGTAACATCAGAAACATGGGTATACCGCGCCGATATGAGTTTGTTTCCCGATTAAGAGTAACTGACAGAAGAAGAAAGAACTAATAAGTTGTAATTACTACGCATAGGGGTTTTGTTTACTTCCGCAGAATATAGGCGCAGTTTCAACGAGTCGCGTGGCATAATTTTTTAATATTATTGTTCAAACAACGCTAATTCTTATGAGAAGCTTTACCCTGCGTGCGGTAACCATCGCGGTAATTATCCTTGTTTTTCCCTTCCTGAATGCTTCAGCGCAATCCCCCGGTCAAATTGTACGACGATCCTCTGCAAGTGCTGTATTAGACCCTAACAACGACGGCTATGTTTCGTTGCCCCTAAACACTGGATTTACTACCAGCGATATTACGCAAAGTGAGATCCCATTCAAATCAATACCACCTTCTTTTATTGAGCCGATAGGCGACCTGGCAACTGGCGCATCGGGCAGTTTTACCGATCTGGTGACTTCTACAACCGATAAAACCGGTTTTATGTCGTATAGCGATGGCACCAACCTTTATTTTCGGTTGCGCGTGGGTAGTATCAGTAATGGAGCAAAGGCATACAGTGTATTAATAGATGCAGATAATAAAGCCGGTAACAGCGGTTCACAAGCCGATCCCAACTATGTGGCGCCAACTTCACAGGGATCTGGCAATATTGGTTTTGAATGGGAAGTGTTGCTGGCGACAGGCACTTCTACTACGGTTACAGTGAATGAAACCGATGGAAAGAATGGACCCAACATTGTGCAGGTGTCTCAAACAACCAACAGCAGCAACTGGCAAATAGCCACTGCATTAAGTACCAATTCAAACAACCCCGATTATTTCTTCGATTTTTATGTTCCTTTGTCTGCCTTCACAGGTACTTATGCCCTTACCAGCAGCTCTGTTTTTAGGATGGTAGCCACTACGGTGAGCTCACCCACATCAGCCCTTAAGGGAAACCGTTCGGACATTTTTGGAGTAAACGATGTGCTTTATCCAAGTACGCCCGATGGCTGGCTGGCTGCCATAAACGGCACTCCGCCCATAACCCTTTCCCAGTTAAACTCCGGGCGGTAGCTGGTGTTTGTACCAATCCGCCGGTAATTACCAGCAGCTCAGTTGTAATTGGTTCAGGGCAGTCAATTTCAGGTATCTGGACAAGAAAGGATGCCACCATGGATGCGAATGCCAACATCACCATCTACCGTTATTCATCTGCGGGAACCTTATTAAATACTTATTCATCTACCACTGCCTACCCCAGTGGGATTGCTACCGGTGGTTCCTGGACGCTCACCGGCATTACGGCGGCAACAGGTGATTATTTTGTAGCAAAAGCAAAAGGAACAAACGCCTCTTTGAACGAATCGGAATGTATGCAATCCAACATCATTTATACAACCTGTTCATCCGTTATAAATCCAACAGCTCTTTCATCATCCAGTTCAAAAGGTATTTGTGGAAGTTTGACCACAGGCGCTACGGGTGTGCTCATTTATAAAATGGATGCAACCGGGAATACGCTGATGAACCCGTCAAATGCCAACACCACTTATACGGCCACCACTTTCTCCTGGTTCACCTGTAGTGGTGGCAGCACCGGAAGCGTAGCCAACGGTTCTTACATGGTTATTTTAACAGGCGGCGGTTGCCAGTCAACACCGGTATTTGATTGTATCAATAGCGGTAGCGGCTCGCTTACAGGGCTGGCCACAAGCAGTGCTATTACATTCCCCGCAACCATCTATCCTTTCAATACGACCATTTCAGGCGCTGTGCCAACCTACACCGGAGCGCAGGTAGCCACCTTGTTTATCAATAATGTGCTGAAGACAACCGTAACCATTCCGGCAAACACTACCTCTTATACTTTTTCGGGGCTGCAGTTAAATGCCAATGATAATATTAAAATATATTTATCGGGGAATGGTTGTACCGTGTATAACAGTACAACGGTAGGTTGTTATAATCAGCCGCCGGTAATTACAACAGATGCCAATGGCGCTCTGCTTGCCGGAGCCACCACTATCACGGGCACTTCAGCAGCCAGTGCCAGCATAACCCTGAATAAAACAAATGTTACCACCAACAGTTGGACCACAACCGCCAATGCCAGTGGTGTGTGGTCAGTAACGGTGCCGGCACTGGTGGCAGGCGATACTTATACGGCCACCGTAACGGCAGCCGGAGGTTGCAGTACGGCCAGTACTGCTTCGTCAACTGCTACAGTAGCGGCTGTAACAAATACCTGTCCAACCATCAGCCTTACACCTGTTTCAAACACCCCTTATACAGATACCAGTACCTATGTTTATGGAACGATAAATGTCACCACTGCCGGGAGCGTTGTGCGGTTATATGTAGACGGTGCACTGGCAGGTTCGCAAACATTCAGTACAACAGGCGCGCAAACCTGGACCATTCTTTCATCCCTGCCATTTTATAATGGCGCGGTGCTGAAACCTACTTTTCAATCGGGGGCCACTGGTAGTGAAAAAACCGATTGTGGTGTTACCAGTACCGTGATATGTACCTCGCCCGCAACCCCCTCAATTTCACCTGCCTCATCCACCATTTTTACCGGCCAGAAGGTTACTTATACAGTTACCTCACCGGTAAGCAGCACCTGGTATGCCGTGAACGATAATACAGGAAAAAGCTATGCTACTTCCGTTTTAACGCCAAATACAACAACCTTTTCATTACCTACCAATAATTTCAGTGCGCCCGGCACTTATAATTTATTGATCTCAGCCGATAAATTAACCGGTTGTGCGGCCAGTACTGCCAGCGCAACAGTAGTGGTAAATGCCGTGGTAACGCCCGTACGGTTTATCAGCGTGAGTGCTGCCAAAGCAGGTGGCGGTATAGCGGTAAACTGGACGGTAGCCCAGGAATCGGAGGTAGACAGGTATGATATAGAAAAAAGTTTTGACGGCATAAATTTCGGGGTAGTTGGAAGTGTGAAGTATAAAGAGGTGAACACCTTAGTAAATAAATATAGTTTTACAGATGTTGCAGGCGCCACTACAGAAAAAGTGTATTACCGCGTTCGCCAGGTAGATCATAACTTGTTTTACACGCTTAGCTCCATCGTAATGGTAAAGATAGCACCGGATAAAATTTTACAGATCTGGCCTAACCCGGCCAGCGACCAGGTAACAGTGAACATTACCGTAAACAATTCGCAGGCAACGTACATCGATATGTTGGACCTTACCGGCAGCAAACTGATGACAAAACAGGTGAACCTGGTTACGGGCGCCAATTCTCTTTTAATAAAGGGGCTTCGGCATTTTTCGCCAGGCGTATATTTATTTAAAATAGTTGCAGACGGGGAAACTACCATGCAGAAAATAGTGATCAAGTGATGAAGTAGTTCTGTTTGTTACTTTACAATGACCATTGTTTCAATAGCGATGGTCTTTTTTTTTACAAATTGCCGCAGACGGAATAAAATAGTTGATTGAGGAGCGAGATTGGCACTGTTGCAATTGCATCATTGTTAAATTAACGCGCCGCTCTAAAGAGCACGGATTTAAAGGGAAACCTTTATTCGAAGCAACAACTAAAGAGATACTGAGCGCTATAAGGAATTCAGAAAATCAGTTCGTTGCGGTAGAAGACACCCTTTTCAAAGGCGAGCTAACGGGCACCATTATGAATACTGAGAATTCAATAGATGTTGGAAGTTTTCTTCAGTTTATGCATTTTGATGACGATTTAGATGTAAGCCGCTCACTTCATTATTATATAGAAGGCGGTAAATTATACATCTGTTGTTCCCCAACGACTGCGCGAAAAAGGGTGGTGGCCTGGTGGCAAAAGCTGACCCCGGAACAAAAGGCTTTATATAACAAAAATCACTGATAAGGATGTTTGGTTTGGTGCCCTGGATTTCAAATAATTTTCCAGAATTAATGTGCTAATACTCAGATGTTTATTTTACCAATTGTTAACGGCTTGATAGCAATTTAGTATTTTTATTTTCTTCCTTTAATAATAACTTTAATTGATTCTAAAAGAACCGCTATGAATTTAAAGGATATAACCAACAAATTGCTTAAAGCCAATTTTACCCGTCTTTTCGGATTTAACAATGATAAAAGATATATTCACCCCGCAGAAATAGCGCAGGTATTGACAGGAATGCGGTTTGAAGCAGCGTACCAGGCTTTTTTGTCTTTTCCTGTTAAAGCGCAGGTGGGAATATTCCCTTACCTCGATGGTTTTACGCAAAAAAAGATCATCAGGCAGGTTGGGAATGACAAGGCAGCTTACATTCTAAACGGATTGAGTTCAGACGACAGGCTAACTTTTTATTCAACATTAAAAGGGGTAGAGCTGTCCAATTTTATTGAATATCTGAATGATGAAAACAAAGATACCACGCATGATCTGCTGGGGTACCCGGATAATAGCGTGGCAAGATTGATCAATACAGATTTTGCCACCATCGAAAAAGAAATGACCATTGCAGAAGCAGCCGAGCATTTGCGCAAGAACCATAAAGATACAGAAGCCGCCAATGACATATATGTTGTAGATGATGAAGGCAAGTTGATAGATGATATTCCGGTTCGACGACTTATCTTAAATGATCCTAAAAAGAAGATCGAAGAAATACTGGACGGTTTTTGCGCCACTTTATATATTACCGACAGTAAAGAGAAAGCAGTAGCCATGTTTAAAGAATATGACCGGGTGGTACTGCCGGTTGTAAATGAAGATAAATTTTTATTGGGCGTGCTTACAGTAGATGATGTGCTCGATGAAGTGGAAGAAAGAAATACCAAAGAAATGCAAAAATTTGGTGGTTTGGAAAGCCTGGACTACCCATATGTTAAAACCCCATTTTTTTCGCTCATTAAAAAAAGAGCCGGATGGCTTATTGTACTGTTTTTAAGTGAAATGCTTACGGCTACCGCTATGAGCTATTTTGATATAGAAATTTCTAAAGCAGTTGTACTGGCCCTGTTTGTGCCGTTGATTATTTCCAGTGGGGGTAACAGCGGTTCGCAGGCCGCCACTATCATAATCAGGGCAATGGCTGTGAAAGAATTGAGCATAAAGAACTGGTGGTATGTAATGCGCCGGGAATTGATGTCGGGTTTAATATTAGGTTTGATCCTTGGCAGTATTGGCTTTTTACGTATTTCCCTGTGGCAAAATTTTCACTGGTATAATTATGGCCCGTATTGGGTGCTTGTTGCGATAACAGTATTTTTTTCGCTTATCGGGATTGTGATGTGGGGCACCTTAAGCGGCTCCATGATCCCCATTGTTTTAAAGCGATTTAACCTTGACCCCGCCACCTCCTCGGCGCCTTTTGTTGCTACATTGGTAGACGTAACAGGATTGGTGATTTATTTCACCATTGCAGCAATAATGTTAAAGGGAACTCTATTGTAACATGCAAAAAGAGACAAAGCAAAAACTGGAAGACAAGGACCCGCCTATAATTACGGCAGCAAAGGGCCTGACCGGTTTCAGATTGGCGATACCGTTACTCAATACAAAAGTGGGTCTTCCCAGGGCAACGACTGCCTGAGCCATTATTGTTACTGATAACACCCGAAAATATCAAAGGCAATAAAAGGCCCGCTTTCGCGGGCGCTTAAAATCATTTACGTTGTAGTGATTGAATTAATACACTACTTTCGTACACTTTTCTATTGATCTTAATCCTTAATGGGCTTGTGTACCGGCACTTACGCCATGATGTTTAGTTCCTATGTGTGCACCGGCACTGCAGGAGCTAATGGAAACACCAATCAATACAAGGATAGCACCAATTATTGAAAGCTTTTTCATATAGTATGTTTTAGGATACAATTAAAAAACTGTGCCGCCGTTGGTTTTTGGCACAGGTTGGTGCTTTTTTATTGAGAATGAATAAGATCGATAATTATGGGTAAACACCGGATTTGTAGTGCATCCGGTGGGAAGCCTACACCTTCATAACGATTCCCGTTCGCATATTTGAAAGCGGCTGATGATGTATATACCGAAAGAAAGCCGGGAATAGAAAACTGTCCGTCATTATACACAATATTGTCGGTAACTGGTCAAATACCTGGCTAAAATTTACCGGAGGGATATTGTTATCACTTAGCGGTGAACTTTCCTTCTTGCAGGAAGTAAGGTGCAGCATTAATAAATCCCTTGTCAGGATTAACGGGTAACCACCTGACTGTAGCCGGACAAGCCAAAGCCCTGTAAAAACAGGATTTAGATATCCGTTTTTAAGGATTATAATTGTCAGGAAAGGACAAATCAGTATTATTCTTTTA
The Niastella koreensis GR20-10 genome window above contains:
- a CDS encoding T9SS type A sorting domain-containing protein, with product MVPSSTTFSTTDPLLKVFPSIFQSSIIVKIKANKTGSAPFKLIDYSGRTLLQQDLPVKAGSNTIPIPNLGHIAEGNYIVLVNIDNKVLNQKITKQ
- a CDS encoding T9SS type A sorting domain-containing protein, with product MDANANITIYRYSSAGTLLNTYSSTTAYPSGIATGGSWTLTGITAATGDYFVAKAKGTNASLNESECMQSNIIYTTCSSVINPTALSSSSSKGICGSLTTGATGVLIYKMDATGNTLMNPSNANTTYTATTFSWFTCSGGSTGSVANGSYMVILTGGGCQSTPVFDCINSGSGSLTGLATSSAITFPATIYPFNTTISGAVPTYTGAQVATLFINNVLKTTVTIPANTTSYTFSGLQLNANDNIKIYLSGNGCTVYNSTTVGCYNQPPVITTDANGALLAGATTITGTSAASASITLNKTNVTTNSWTTTANASGVWSVTVPALVAGDTYTATVTAAGGCSTASTASSTATVAAVTNTCPTISLTPVSNTPYTDTSTYVYGTINVTTAGSVVRLYVDGALAGSQTFSTTGAQTWTILSSLPFYNGAVLKPTFQSGATGSEKTDCGVTSTVICTSPATPSISPASSTIFTGQKVTYTVTSPVSSTWYAVNDNTGKSYATSVLTPNTTTFSLPTNNFSAPGTYNLLISADKLTGCAASTASATVVVNAVVTPVRFISVSAAKAGGGIAVNWTVAQESEVDRYDIEKSFDGINFGVVGSVKYKEVNTLVNKYSFTDVAGATTEKVYYRVRQVDHNLFYTLSSIVMVKIAPDKILQIWPNPASDQVTVNITVNNSQATYIDMLDLTGSKLMTKQVNLVTGANSLLIKGLRHFSPGVYLFKIVADGETTMQKIVIK
- a CDS encoding sulfite exporter TauE/SafE family protein, encoding MGIFAAYSTTSLILIALSAFIIGLSKAGLKGIDMLNVTIMTIVFGGKASTGIVLPLLCVADVMAVKYYHRHAQWSHVRRLMPWMVIGILVGVFVGKDLNEAIFRKVMATIIVLTVIIMLVIEFRKTTVMPNNKLFVSGMGLVSGFTTMLGNLAGAFSNIYFLAMRLPKNDFIGTGAWIFLIINWFKLPFQVFYWNNITSSSLLTDLALVPFLILGFWCGIKLVAGIKDDLYRQVVIVLTLIGAIFIFLKR
- a CDS encoding Crp/Fnr family transcriptional regulator, yielding MKRLLVVNTANESHKIMEAMPIFESGTATFARKYQTDRLTTLFNLNTNVNKYKKKEVIYAEGNHPVQLFYIKKGIVKTYKCNSEGKELITGIYGEGEYLGYVALLEETVYKDIAVAVEYAELAVISKDEFEGMMESDWQVARKFINLLAKDITDKEQLLLGLAYNSLRKKVAEALILLSRKYKDAIKISRDNLAAIAGTATESLIRTLGEFRQEKLIEISEGYITIINESKLKTMLN
- a CDS encoding response regulator, with protein sequence MDNAQSVTIAIVDDHMMLRQAINLRLSLLGYKVVLEAENGKDFLDRLPEMNADPDICLLDINMPIMDGFETAVELKKRWPYIKIIFFTMHNSKAYIVKAYQIGVHGFLSKDASTEEIKQALTDVMKN
- a CDS encoding YCF48-related protein, with translation MKAILCKIPRALTGLIVFFFITIGASAQWTAQTSGTTNSLRGVYFVNATTGWAVGANGTVRKTVNAGSTWTNQSTTTTQWNSAYFNSPTVGWIAGNGGAVRKTSDGGTTWSAQTSNTTQNINSIFFFNANTGWVAANNGNLQKTTDGGGTWASLNSGISNDLFDVKFVTATTGWIVGDNGRIRKTTDGGNTWSTQTSGTTQRLLSIYFMNANTGWISGDNGVVLKTTDGGTTWSMQTTPTNDDFYSITFVNANVGIAVGQNGTIIATADGGATWGIQTSNTGSRLYGVYFVNQGLGWAVGDNGTIIKTTAAGGHTWTEQNSNSTQTLRDIFFINQTNGWLAGDNGTIRKTTNGGNTWTTVTSGTPEDLRSIFFADANTGWVVGSNGTIRKSTNGGTTWTNQTNPGSSTLRSVFFISSTTGWVAGNNGQVLTTTDGGTTWTSRNTGITNRDYYDIQFVSASTGWVVGENGTIRKSTDGGINWSAQNSTVNDDLLGVYFVDASIGYAVGDNGTIIKTTNGGATWSQLNSGTGDRLNEVYFTSAATGWAVGQGGTILYTNDGGATWSAENSATSSEIRSVHFVAGGVGWSVGSNGDVQTYIISPLPVNFTSINANSVDCSTARIQWETAGETNNNHFDVQWSTDGSNWRTAGTVKSNGNSAGNQSYSFTYNNLAHGVNYFRLMQVDNDGRFGYSKQLSVSGACDIAGSELRVYPNPARVAVTLQLSNTALVGTTARLVNLQGHVLRQFTITKMNESLQLTGLPAGTYFIITANRQSYQIIKQ